In the genome of Zonotrichia albicollis isolate bZonAlb1 chromosome 7, bZonAlb1.hap1, whole genome shotgun sequence, the window GGTgaataaataaatggaaaagtacaTCTTAATATTCTTTATAGCAACAGATGCAGTTGCACATGTATTTACATATTGTGGATGCAAAGAAcagttaatttaatttctttttgttaaaaaatgcAACTTCCAACACCACTAGACTTGACAATTAAAGATGAAGATACTAGTAATACTTTGTTCTAGCAATCTCAACTTTTAAAGGCATTCATTTGGAAGTAAGATAAGAGAGTCATCATGCATTTAGTTCATTTTGTCCGCTTACGGTAGAAAGTCTGATGTAATCTCAGAATTATGAGTGTCATGCGCTTAAGTCAACTATGACATGTTTATAAATCAATGTAGTTCCCTTAAAACTTGAAGCAAAGAGAAAATCTCGTTTATCGATGGAGACATGTATGAAAGATCTTGGTGCCTGCACGTTTAATTCTTGAAACTTCACAAATTTTGCCTTTTCCGCATCCCAATAATAGACTTGAGTGAAAGAATAATCACTTCCAAGAATGGCATATTGATAATTATTTATCTGAAGCGGCTGGAATACCATTGACCCTCGGGATGGCATCCTTTGTAAATCCAGAAATGCTGAACCACCCCATTTCATTACTTTAGAGTCCCCAATAAATCTTGTTAAGCAAATGTACACATCCTCTTTCACCTTGAAATGCTTCACTGCATATGCATCTTCCATATCTTGAATATCAAACCGCTTAACAAATTCATTTGTTCCTTTGTTCCACTGATATATTACAGGTCTTTGCGAACTACTTGACAGAATTAAATGTGGTTTGCCAGATATTTCAAGATACTCCACATCAGTATCTCTGTACCAGGCATGCAGAGACTGATGGGAATAAAatccattcccattccatttGTAAACCGTGGTGAAACCAGCCTTTGAACTGTCTGCAACAACAAAATACCAGTCTTCAGCAATCCTGAAAGTTTCAATGTCATTGGGTTTTCGGATTTTAAGGATTTCAATATCTTGAATTTTTATAAACTTATTAGCAAAAATATCTCTTTTATATATGTGGGAGCCTCCAAAAAGCTGTGCGACAATGACATACAGCTGACTCTCAATAACTATAGGTTTACACACAACAGTTGAAGTACctataaaaagaaaagtaagAGACAGGGTTAGCATCACTTTTGGATAATTTGTTGTAAGGTTATTTGTCAAGCAGTGTTCATACCTGTAATGTTGTCGTAATTCCTGAACATCACTTCCACGTGGTCCCATTCAAGAAAGATGCATTTTCCAGTAAAAGGCTGAGCAATAACCACATGTTCATCATTCATATATGAGAAAGTATCTACTGACAGAGATTGGTATGGCAGGGACTGATAAACTTCAAATTCTGCAAATTGTACACAACAGATGATAATTACAGAGATACTTTACATACTGTACTGAAAAAACATCTGCTTATCAGATACCAATTTATTACAAATTACAGTATTTCATCACTAGTAGAATTTTTCTGTTGATAAAGGAGCACTGCAATTTGGTTTTCAATCTTTCTCAATAAAAAGAGGTGCTGTTTTATGTCCCAGTTTTCCAAATCATTATGTAACATACTAAAGTTTGAGTAGATACTGAAATATAGGACCCTGCTCCCAAATGTTTCCCATGTCAGACTTAGACCAGCAAAGTTCATATTGATTTTAGCAGAAATTCCACCCAGAATGCAGCGTTCCTGCAAAAATGGGGTCTAGAATGAAAAATCACAGCTTTGACTTTAAGAAGATTAAATAATTTGAGGCACATTACCTGTAATAATGCAATCAAACTCTTTTGGAGAGAGGCTATTGATCTTGCGCTTCTTATATTCTGGTGGGCTTTCACAGTAAATGTCTTCAACAGTTGCATTGGTGCTGCCCAGCCACTCCACTAACCACTTGAGTTTGCAGTCACAATTAAATGCATTGCCTCTAAGATCTCTACAACAAATTAATCATGCATTGAAAAGAAGTAGTCAGCTAATGTATTTCTCCTTGAGAACAACAAAACAGGCTTCTATTAAATAAGTGCCCTCTTGCTTATTCTTACTTGAGGCCTTCCTGGCTTAATTTATCCTGACCCATAGTTAAATCTACATACCAGAACCCACACAGATTTAATTATATTAAGGTAATCAAGAAGACCTTAACTTGGTGATCAGTCAGAAGATTTTATCTATTTCTCCAAGTTTACAGGTACATAAAAGTCTCCCATACTAATGGACTCCTGTTTCCTTTGCATTACTCTTTCTCAGTAGAAGCATTCTagataaaaaaaaggaattaatgtAACCTGATGATGGTCAGCCCATCAGTATTCACTATCTCCTTTAGCTACACTCATTTAGGGCTTCAGGAGAGACAAGCAAAGGAATTCTGTTTAAGGCTTTTACAGCTGTCTTCAGTCAGATTTGTGACTGTATGTACAGGAACAGGCGAGCGCCAGGAGCAGACTGTGTAACCACCTGGCCACGCTCAGCCTTGCCAAGTAATGCTCCAGATCCACTGCCCATGGCCACAtctcactgctgcagctctgctccagggattCAGCCTACCTGCTAACACTGGGAGCAGGCAAAGGACTTTCTGAGCTTATCATCCCAGGATTTTTACtggtatttatatatatatatatatatatatatatatatatacacatatatacatatatacatatatacatatatatatgatattttGATGTTTTGATATGGTTACAATTAGATTTAGTATGGGATACTTAATTAGACCCATGCTTTATTGATAAAAGTTAGCTTTCCCAGGAACTTTCTGCACATTAAAATGTTACTCCATTAAGTATCTTCCACCTTTCCTGCATGCCTTGCTCTCTCACGCGTCCCTAAGGATCCTCCCTTCTTATTCACGAAATCTTAATGAACATGCAGCTTTATTACATAACTACTAACAATATTACTTATCTTCATAACTGGTGGGATATTCAAAACCATCACAAATTCTCAACACTGgcagacaaaaaaacccaagcctACTCATACTGTGTAGTCTCAACCCACTAACAAGACCCATTACTGGCTAGTGGTGTGAATGGTTACTCAGAATGTCCTCTAAAATAATCTCTTTATACTTCtattataattaaaatattaaataattgcTTTCTTACACATTTGTTAAAGAATCCAAGCCTTTAAATATGTCTTTTGGAAGTGACTGGAGATTATTATTTGCAAGActcctgaaaaagaaaacacctcAGTATTAGTGCTAGTTGTTCATGAAACTACACATTTTTGCAAATTGTGATATACTGTGTGGGGTTTTTACTTATGGCAAAGAACACTGGCATTCTCCAACACTTAGTTCTAAAAGATTGTTATTAAGAGTAGCTCATTTGCTTTGAGAGTTTTCCTTCCACTAAAATGCCATGTCtccttctgctttctcactcTTCAGCAGCTTTGCAGCATTTACAATACTTCACTTAGCACAGTAAAAAGTGCTATCACCTTTGGTGCTTTGCCAACAtcatttaacattttaaaataattagcCTTATTGGATCTACTGATATTTTCCCTACAAGATCCCAATACATGGTGCTCATACCACTGCAATTTCCCCAGTTTATTGTACCTCTTCTAGAAGGAAAATCTTACTAATATGGGCTGATGGGCTTAGTTTTAGCTCATAGTTTTTGAAAATATGCAGTAATAGGCAATAAATTGTTGATAAGTGTGAATTGCTTTCCTGGCATGTGCCTGTGTAAATGTTTATTACACCagcaaaaaaaatttattaattcCCAGTTTTCAATGTTGGGAAAACTTGTTTAAATTCAGTGAGTATTCCAGCTAGTAAAAGTGACAAGGAAATGTGAGCAGGCTTTGAACAAACAGTATATTACATTTCAGTCTGACTGCCTCTGTGAGCCTGCCAAAGGTCTCAGATGTCACACAGGGCATGACAGAAAAAGAATAATGTTGTAGGGTATAGTCTATGCCTCTTCCAATTAACAGAATTATTTATTAGttatgagaagaaaaaaaaatggaaataaataattctTGATTAAGATCCCAGTTAGAATCTGTAGTCAGTAAGACTTGGAACCTCTTCTATTTTAACTTGTAAACTTAAATGTTATTTATCAACCACAATTTCTCTAGCCAAGCAAAGACATTTAGGCACATACTTAAACACAAGAACAAGCCCAGTCTGCTCcatcatttaaaaataagtgtTTGTCTGATCAGGAACAGTAAATAAGGGATGCTTTCATTAGTCCATTCTGACTTCACCACTTTCAAAGTACGTCTGATTGTAACACCGTATGTGAATGTATCATGTGCTTCATTTATGTGCAATTTTATGCTCCAgagaaattctttaaaaatcagATAACCCACATGGAGAAAGCTGTGTGGACTTGCAAGCTGAGACAAGTTTAATGCCCTATATTGTTTTTATATGTTATTATATAGCAAACTGAAAGGGAGGATGTACTTGGGAGTAGGAGCGGTTCACCACTGCCATGGGTACATGACTGAGAGAAAAATTTAAGTAAGGTTTATCCATTTGCCAATTTCTGATTGAAAATCATGCATTTTATGGTCCACTGTTAAAAAACATACTTACATATTACAAAACACTGTCTTGCCTAGATGGTCCTGTATGGGGTATTTGGATTATAATAAGAGAGTAAAGGCTGGCTCAAGCATGCAGGTAAACTAATTTTTGAGAGTTTTGAGAGAAATGCAATCAAAATTACCCATTGTGCATAGAAATTACCATCCAATGCTAACTGTAAGATTCTGACATTAAATTAGTAAATTAGTAAAAAAAATGcaatcttttaaaaatttttctgtttttaaatgtaCTCTGGCCAGCAAATAAGTCCTGTTGCACAATAATAAATTCTAAATGTCTCTCTTTTACAATAAGGACACACTGTAATTATTGAAGTTAATTGCATTATAGAAGTAAAAATGTTTGGATAGCTTACTGCATTCCAAACTTTATGTTGTGAAAAGAAAGTAAATAGAATAAATAGGACAAAGTTCATCTTACCTAACTTCATAGAACTTATTTGCATGCTCATTTACTATGattctttttaatatattttatgtacACAAGTACTCTCTTGTTTCTTAAATGAAAATTGCCTCAGGGTGCCAAATGATCATTCTTAACGTGTATATgcaattttccccaaaagatGGGGAGTGGTTCTTCAAGCAGATTAAACTAGTGGTGCATTTGCAGTTATTTGCCACAAATTTCTCATTGTCTTTGTGAATAGTGCTCCATGGACACTAGCAGCATGATGCACACATCTATGTCCCAAAAATGCGCATGCAAATGACAATGGCTCCTCAAATGTGGATCTGTCTTCTGTGTATGTTTTCTCTTGTGAAACTCCTGAAGCATCCCCAGAAACCAATGTAACAGGCAAGACAAGATGGTAGCCTTCCTGTGGAGAAGAAACTGTGCCTTCCTCTGTTTTAGAAAAGCAATTTGttcactggcagcagcagctactAAATAAGTAAATGAATATGATAAATAATGCACTGGACCCACTTGTGAATATAAAGCTATTCATGTGAGTAAATATTTTGAAGATAGGGTCCCAGTTACCAGCCTTATCCAGCTATCTTTTTTTCTAACAACAGTATAATTCTGCCTGTACCTCCAATATGGATTGTTATGGGATGTGCACAACCCTTTTATGTAcctctttccctctcctctctcgTTCCTCTTCCTCAGACCTAGAGCCATTCCATAAGTAACTTTATCTACATGAGCAGTCACAGTAGGCTTAGTTCCAGCCAGCTGTGAATCGTGTCCTGACCAAAAGGGAAAGCATAAAGTGCTTTATGGTACATTTACTAGGTGGTGAAGATGTGGTGAATTGCAATTCAACTATTATATTTATGCATTAACTGTTTAAAATGGAACGTTTGCTTTCTCTTCTCTGTCAAAATATATGAAAGagaaagttaaaggccctgTTTCAAAACCCTCTTGGAGGCTATCATGTTAAGGCCAAAAGGTCAGGATCCCCTCCCCTGCCTATGACACACGCCACATGACATGCTTCAGAATGCAGATGCTCAGAACTGGGTATAAACCCATGCCAGGCACactacagatttttttccttttcttgttttgtattttttttcctgttttcttatagtgtgtattttgtttttaaaaaaatgtactcctcattaaattaaattattgctACAAAATAAACTTGCTGTAAGATAAGAGACAAAAGCCTCTATAAAAACTGTCTTCCCAACTCAGAGACAAGGAAGCTACTCTTGTTTGCAGTGAAATGTTGCAGGTATTTGTTGCCAATGTGTGAGAAATGCTCCTGCTGGTGAGGACATGGGGAGCGTTGCTCCTACAGCACACTGGCATCCAGAGTGCCTAGGAGCAATTTCCCTCCCAGCTCGAGCAgcaaggggctgcagcaggtcagagggcagggacagccaaaGGGCTGAGCAGCTCACAAGGAACACTGAGCACATCCCAGAGCCAGTGTGTGACAGGTCCTGACTGTGCGATGCTCCTGCTCCCATGCAGGAGAGGACA includes:
- the LGI1 gene encoding leucine-rich glioma-inactivated protein 1 isoform X1: MGNASRPFRRIAYFLCLLSVLLLTEGKKPVKPKCPAWCTCTKDNALCENARSIPRSVPPDVISLSFVRSAFTKIPEGSFLLTPSLQLLLFTSNTFDVISDDAFMGLPHLEYLFIENNNIKSISRNTFRGLKSLIHLSLANNNLQSLPKDIFKGLDSLTNVDLRGNAFNCDCKLKWLVEWLGSTNATVEDIYCESPPEYKKRKINSLSPKEFDCIITEFEVYQSLPYQSLSVDTFSYMNDEHVVIAQPFTGKCIFLEWDHVEVMFRNYDNITGTSTVVCKPIVIESQLYVIVAQLFGGSHIYKRDIFANKFIKIQDIEILKIRKPNDIETFRIAEDWYFVVADSSKAGFTTVYKWNGNGFYSHQSLHAWYRDTDVEYLEISGKPHLILSSSSQRPVIYQWNKGTNEFVKRFDIQDMEDAYAVKHFKVKEDVYICLTRFIGDSKVMKWGGSAFLDLQRMPSRGSMVFQPLQINNYQYAILGSDYSFTQVYYWDAEKAKFVKFQELNVQAPRSFIHVSIDKRDFLFASSFKGTTLIYKHVIVDLSA
- the LGI1 gene encoding leucine-rich glioma-inactivated protein 1 isoform X2, with amino-acid sequence MGLPHLEYLFIENNNIKSISRNTFRGLKSLIHLSLANNNLQSLPKDIFKGLDSLTNVDLRGNAFNCDCKLKWLVEWLGSTNATVEDIYCESPPEYKKRKINSLSPKEFDCIITEFEVYQSLPYQSLSVDTFSYMNDEHVVIAQPFTGKCIFLEWDHVEVMFRNYDNITGTSTVVCKPIVIESQLYVIVAQLFGGSHIYKRDIFANKFIKIQDIEILKIRKPNDIETFRIAEDWYFVVADSSKAGFTTVYKWNGNGFYSHQSLHAWYRDTDVEYLEISGKPHLILSSSSQRPVIYQWNKGTNEFVKRFDIQDMEDAYAVKHFKVKEDVYICLTRFIGDSKVMKWGGSAFLDLQRMPSRGSMVFQPLQINNYQYAILGSDYSFTQVYYWDAEKAKFVKFQELNVQAPRSFIHVSIDKRDFLFASSFKGTTLIYKHVIVDLSA